One genomic window of Rhizomicrobium sp. includes the following:
- the mdcC gene encoding malonate decarboxylase acyl carrier protein, translating into MEDLSMRHTGCRPAGGTQKMAIIGVVASGNLEVLAERVLPQTECVVEIKTAAEGFGAVWNAVVADFVERYSPGGLKLSINDGGARPDTVMLRLAQAVRLISEDGQ; encoded by the coding sequence ATGGAAGATCTCAGCATGCGCCACACCGGTTGCCGCCCGGCCGGCGGCACCCAGAAAATGGCGATCATCGGCGTGGTGGCCTCTGGCAATCTCGAAGTGCTCGCCGAACGCGTGCTGCCGCAGACCGAATGCGTCGTCGAGATCAAGACGGCGGCCGAAGGCTTCGGCGCGGTGTGGAACGCCGTGGTCGCCGATTTCGTGGAGCGCTATTCGCCGGGCGGGCTGAAGCTTTCCATCAACGACGGCGGCGCGCGTCCGGACACGGTAATGCTGCGCCTGGCCCAGGCGGTTCGTTTGATATCGGAGGACGGACAATGA
- a CDS encoding Crp/Fnr family transcriptional regulator has product MQPVALAYRQSLYRANKPLDYVYFVESGVGSLVNTMKNGDAAEVGTIGNEGIVGLPLLLGDDRAPTSVYVQVPGSGLRMKAALFGEEMARSASLRAVMLRYAHAFFNQVAQSAACNHFHSLQQRCSRWLLMTHDRMHTDEFLLTQEFLAMMLGVQRTGVTAAAGALQRAGLIRYSRGTVTILDRRGLERLSCECYGVSKREFDRLLGERTRTKAR; this is encoded by the coding sequence TTGCAGCCGGTTGCGCTGGCGTACCGCCAATCGCTCTACCGGGCGAACAAGCCGCTGGACTATGTCTATTTCGTCGAGAGCGGCGTCGGTTCGCTTGTGAACACCATGAAGAACGGCGATGCCGCCGAGGTCGGAACCATCGGCAATGAGGGCATCGTGGGCCTGCCGCTGCTCCTGGGCGACGACCGGGCACCGACCAGTGTCTATGTCCAGGTTCCCGGTTCCGGCTTGCGCATGAAGGCGGCGTTGTTCGGAGAGGAGATGGCGCGCAGCGCCTCGCTGCGCGCCGTGATGCTGCGCTACGCGCATGCCTTCTTCAACCAGGTCGCGCAGTCGGCGGCGTGCAATCACTTCCATTCCCTGCAGCAGCGCTGCAGCCGCTGGCTGCTGATGACGCATGACCGCATGCACACCGACGAGTTCCTGCTCACGCAGGAATTCCTCGCGATGATGCTGGGCGTGCAGCGGACCGGCGTGACGGCGGCGGCGGGCGCGCTGCAACGCGCCGGCCTCATCCGTTACAGCCGCGGGACCGTCACGATCCTCGACCGTCGCGGCCTGGAGCGGCTGTCCTGCGAATGCTATGGCGTGTCGAAGAGGGAATTCGACCGGCTGCTCGGCGAGCGCACCAGAACGAAGGCTCGCTAG
- the mdcB gene encoding triphosphoribosyl-dephospho-CoA synthase MdcB, with protein MTTALARGTPRARPSDTPRIFEAIAASAVDCLLLELETWPKPGLVSHIDSGSHADMDADTFRRSAAAIAPYFRALAEAGADCETMGRLRIIGLQAEAAMFTATSGINTHRGAIFGLGLLCAAAGAKAAGRIDPASSLGDAVARLWSDGILGGPVLLHSHGSGARRRFGAGGARLEAALGFPTVYKVGVPALRRGARNAPDDCEAARVEACFALIAVLEDTNLLHRGGASGLRFARRAARRFLEEGGVGRPDWRARARAVHDSFVALRLSPGGAADLLAMSLFVHANEKSLPR; from the coding sequence GTGACGACCGCTCTTGCACGCGGCACGCCGCGCGCGCGGCCTTCGGACACACCACGCATCTTCGAAGCCATCGCGGCGAGCGCCGTCGATTGCCTCCTGCTGGAGCTAGAAACCTGGCCGAAGCCCGGCCTGGTGAGTCATATCGATTCCGGCAGCCATGCCGACATGGACGCCGATACGTTCCGCCGCAGCGCTGCGGCTATCGCGCCATATTTCCGCGCCCTGGCCGAGGCCGGCGCCGATTGCGAAACAATGGGGCGTCTACGGATCATCGGTCTGCAAGCCGAAGCCGCGATGTTCACCGCGACCTCGGGGATCAACACGCACCGCGGCGCCATTTTCGGTCTGGGACTGCTTTGCGCCGCCGCCGGTGCCAAGGCCGCCGGGCGCATCGATCCCGCATCGTCGCTGGGCGACGCCGTCGCGCGGCTTTGGAGTGACGGTATCCTGGGCGGCCCCGTCCTGCTTCACAGCCATGGCAGCGGCGCGCGCCGCCGCTTCGGCGCCGGCGGCGCCCGGCTGGAGGCGGCCTTGGGATTTCCCACCGTATATAAAGTGGGCGTGCCCGCCCTGCGCCGGGGCGCCCGCAACGCGCCCGACGATTGCGAGGCCGCCCGCGTCGAAGCCTGCTTCGCGCTCATCGCGGTCCTGGAAGACACCAACCTGTTGCATCGCGGCGGTGCGTCCGGCCTTCGCTTTGCCCGCCGCGCGGCGCGGAGGTTTCTCGAAGAGGGCGGAGTCGGCCGGCCCGATTGGCGGGCGCGCGCCCGAGCGGTCCATGATAGTTTCGTCGCCCTGAGGCTCAGCCCGGGCGGCGCCGCCGATCTGCTGGCTATGTCCCTCTTCGTCCATGCAAATGAAAAGTCCTTGCCGCGATGA
- a CDS encoding acyltransferase domain-containing protein — protein MTLAILCSGQGRQHLGMFALTGDAPEAAGLFARAAALLGGRDPRELVRTGSPDSLHHDRIGQILCTVQALAAMAALRGAMPDRRVVAGYSVGEMAAWGVAGLLDPIDTLDLVARRAEAMDAHSLPGDGMLFVRGLSRAAVDDLCVRHGAAVAIINPGDAFVIGGSRAALDGLAAEAKAAKAARVVDIAVEVASHTKRLAAASAEFREILSHVPVKPAPFGTRLLSGIDASSVLDTKTGLDKLAAQISQTVQWADCLEGCIEAGATAFLELGPGPALRGMAAEAYRDVPARSLEDFKTLPGARVWLASLTRSR, from the coding sequence ATGACGCTTGCGATCCTGTGTTCCGGACAAGGCCGGCAGCATCTCGGCATGTTCGCCCTGACCGGCGATGCGCCCGAGGCGGCCGGCCTCTTCGCGCGCGCGGCGGCGCTGCTCGGCGGCCGCGATCCGCGCGAGCTGGTCCGCACCGGCAGTCCCGACAGCCTGCATCACGATCGCATCGGTCAAATCCTCTGCACCGTTCAGGCGCTCGCGGCGATGGCGGCGCTGCGCGGCGCGATGCCGGACCGCCGCGTCGTCGCCGGCTACAGCGTCGGCGAGATGGCGGCCTGGGGCGTCGCGGGCCTCTTGGACCCCATCGACACGCTGGACCTCGTCGCGCGCCGCGCCGAAGCGATGGACGCGCATTCCCTGCCGGGAGACGGGATGTTGTTCGTGCGCGGCCTCTCCCGCGCCGCTGTCGACGATCTTTGCGTCCGGCACGGCGCGGCCGTCGCCATCATCAATCCGGGCGATGCATTCGTCATCGGCGGAAGCCGCGCCGCGCTGGACGGCCTCGCCGCCGAGGCGAAGGCGGCGAAAGCCGCGCGTGTCGTCGATATCGCGGTGGAGGTCGCATCCCACACCAAGCGCCTTGCCGCCGCCTCCGCCGAATTCCGCGAGATTTTGAGTCATGTTCCCGTAAAGCCCGCGCCGTTCGGCACGCGGCTGCTGAGCGGCATCGACGCCTCGTCGGTTCTCGACACGAAGACCGGTCTCGACAAGCTGGCGGCCCAGATCTCGCAAACCGTGCAATGGGCCGATTGCCTGGAGGGCTGCATCGAGGCCGGTGCGACGGCGTTCCTGGAACTCGGCCCGGGCCCGGCGCTGCGCGGCATGGCGGCCGAGGCCTATCGCGACGTTCCGGCGCGCAGCCTGGAGGATTTCAAGACGCTGCCGGGCGCCCGCGTCTGGCTGGCGTCGCTCACACGGAGCCGGTGA
- a CDS encoding DNA starvation/stationary phase protection protein: MTATTAKNAMSASLRTPTDLGANATKDIAAALNLLLADAFALYLKTKNFHWHMSGPHFRDYHLLLDEQSDQIFATTDPIAERVRKLGGTTLRSIGEIGRLQRILDNEADYVSPLDMLAELRDDNRQLIAAMRGAHATCEEHGDVATTSLLEVWIDEAERRAWFLYESSRTAEAAGR, encoded by the coding sequence ATGACCGCCACAACGGCAAAGAACGCGATGTCCGCATCGCTGCGCACGCCCACCGATCTGGGAGCCAACGCCACGAAGGACATCGCGGCGGCGCTGAACCTGCTTCTGGCCGACGCCTTCGCGCTCTACCTCAAGACCAAGAATTTCCACTGGCACATGTCGGGTCCGCATTTCCGCGACTATCACCTGCTGCTCGACGAGCAGTCGGACCAGATCTTCGCGACGACCGATCCGATCGCCGAGCGCGTGCGCAAGCTCGGCGGCACGACCTTGCGGTCGATCGGCGAGATCGGCCGCCTGCAGCGGATTCTCGACAACGAAGCGGACTACGTCTCGCCGCTCGACATGCTCGCGGAGCTGCGCGACGACAACCGCCAGCTCATCGCCGCCATGCGCGGCGCGCACGCCACATGCGAGGAGCACGGCGACGTCGCGACCACGAGCCTGCTCGAAGTGTGGATCGACGAAGCCGAACGGCGCGCTTGGTTCCTGTACGAGTCCAGCCGCACGGCCGAGGCCGCGGGGCGCTGA
- a CDS encoding AEC family transporter, with translation MTGAILLALAPVFFVLLLGYGAGRYRVVENHHVEGLNALVMSFALPASLFVATACAPRREMLEQAPLFVIFGGMMLAVFAAWYAYARVYASASKADASLQALTIAFPNLAGVGLPIAASVVGPGGTVPLAVALAAGSIIISPLSLIVVEMSTGKPDAAVSPAKRIFGALRRAVTKPIVLAPALGILFSLAGLKLDPVVKACLVLIGQAAPGVALFLTGIVLSSQPFRLDWNVVGATGLANIVRPLLTAAIVFALPVPMDVAKIAILLAAVPSGFFGILFAVNYRLDSARAGSMVTASTIFSIVTMAVAIGVLYPR, from the coding sequence ATGACCGGCGCGATCCTGCTGGCATTGGCGCCGGTCTTTTTCGTGCTGCTGCTCGGCTACGGCGCCGGGCGCTATCGCGTCGTCGAGAACCATCACGTCGAAGGTCTCAATGCGCTCGTCATGAGCTTCGCCTTGCCGGCGTCGCTGTTCGTCGCGACGGCCTGCGCCCCGCGCCGCGAGATGCTCGAACAGGCGCCGCTCTTCGTCATTTTCGGCGGCATGATGCTGGCGGTGTTCGCCGCCTGGTATGCCTATGCGCGGGTCTATGCGAGCGCCTCCAAGGCGGATGCGTCGCTCCAGGCGCTGACCATCGCCTTTCCGAACCTCGCCGGCGTCGGCCTGCCGATCGCGGCGTCGGTGGTCGGACCGGGCGGCACGGTCCCGCTGGCGGTGGCGCTGGCCGCCGGCTCCATCATCATCAGCCCGCTCTCGCTGATCGTGGTCGAGATGAGCACCGGCAAGCCGGACGCCGCGGTCTCGCCGGCCAAGCGAATTTTCGGCGCGCTGCGGCGCGCGGTGACCAAGCCCATCGTGCTGGCGCCGGCGCTCGGCATCCTGTTCTCCCTGGCCGGCCTGAAGCTGGACCCCGTCGTGAAAGCGTGCCTCGTGCTGATCGGCCAAGCCGCGCCCGGCGTGGCGCTGTTCCTGACCGGCATCGTCCTGTCGTCGCAGCCGTTCCGGCTCGACTGGAACGTGGTCGGTGCCACGGGCCTCGCCAACATCGTGCGGCCGCTGCTGACGGCCGCCATCGTGTTCGCGCTCCCGGTGCCCATGGACGTCGCCAAGATCGCCATCCTGCTGGCCGCCGTGCCGTCGGGATTCTTCGGCATCCTGTTCGCCGTGAACTACCGCCTGGATTCCGCGCGGGCCGGATCGATGGTGACCGCCAGCACGATATTCAGCATCGTGACGATGGCGGTCGCGATCGGCGTGCTATACCCACGCTAA
- the mdcE gene encoding biotin-independent malonate decarboxylase subunit gamma — translation MTLDDILASLFPGGHDIKKDGGLVFGTGVLKSGGRALVIGVADRTPLGVDDAIRLSRYVLDSAAAGPILVVVDSDSQRMSKRDELLGLNEFLSHLAKSLILADIQGRPTIGILYGHTAAGAFLATAMATRVLVGLPGATPAVMDLPSMSKVTKLSIEVLEAKAKSTPVFAPGLRNLAQTGAVHLTWDVTVPLAGQLDALLSNMPDARDRRGELGKQRGGRLKAHDIAERVRELALQAR, via the coding sequence GTGACGCTCGATGACATTCTCGCCTCGCTGTTTCCCGGCGGCCACGACATCAAGAAGGATGGCGGCCTTGTGTTCGGCACCGGCGTGCTCAAATCCGGCGGCCGGGCCCTGGTGATCGGCGTCGCCGACCGCACGCCGCTCGGCGTGGACGACGCCATCCGCCTGTCCCGATATGTGCTCGACTCGGCCGCCGCCGGCCCGATTCTCGTCGTGGTCGACAGCGACAGCCAGCGCATGAGCAAGCGCGACGAGCTTCTCGGCCTCAACGAATTCCTTTCCCATCTCGCCAAGTCGCTCATCCTCGCGGACATCCAGGGCCGGCCGACCATCGGCATTCTGTACGGCCACACGGCAGCCGGCGCGTTCCTGGCGACCGCGATGGCGACGCGCGTGCTGGTGGGATTGCCGGGCGCCACCCCGGCGGTGATGGACCTGCCGTCGATGTCCAAGGTGACGAAGCTGTCGATCGAAGTCCTGGAGGCGAAGGCCAAGTCCACGCCGGTGTTCGCGCCGGGCCTGCGGAATCTCGCCCAGACCGGAGCGGTGCATCTGACATGGGACGTCACTGTCCCGCTGGCCGGCCAATTGGATGCGCTGCTGTCGAACATGCCCGACGCGCGCGACCGCCGCGGCGAGCTCGGCAAGCAGCGCGGCGGCCGGTTGAAGGCCCATGACATCGCGGAGCGCGTGCGTGAACTCGCCCTTCAAGCCCGTTGA
- a CDS encoding alpha/beta hydrolase, whose amino-acid sequence MTKSKTRLAIAAAALLATAAIPASASPVKNIVLVHGAWVDASGWKAVYDILTRQGFHVAMVQEPETSFADDVTAARRVIDQQDGPTLLVGHSYGGSIITEAGADAKIVGLVYVAAHAPNVGEDESALGAKMPSVLAKTPGAVKKSADGYTYLDQDTFLKHFAPDLPPAEARFMARSEVFAQASVFATPLTAAAWTTKPSWGIVAGGDQIINPDLERWYYTRAKSRTIEIKGASHCVFASHPAEVAAVIAKAARSF is encoded by the coding sequence ATGACGAAATCCAAAACCCGCTTGGCCATCGCCGCCGCCGCCCTCCTCGCCACCGCCGCGATTCCCGCGAGCGCCTCCCCGGTCAAGAACATCGTGCTGGTCCATGGCGCTTGGGTGGACGCGTCGGGCTGGAAGGCCGTCTACGACATCCTCACCAGACAGGGCTTCCACGTCGCCATGGTGCAGGAGCCCGAGACCTCGTTCGCCGACGACGTCACGGCGGCGCGCCGTGTCATCGACCAGCAGGACGGCCCCACGCTTCTCGTCGGGCACAGCTATGGCGGCTCGATCATCACCGAGGCCGGCGCCGACGCCAAAATCGTCGGCCTGGTCTATGTCGCCGCCCACGCGCCGAATGTCGGCGAAGACGAATCCGCCCTCGGAGCGAAGATGCCCAGCGTCCTCGCCAAGACGCCCGGCGCGGTCAAGAAGTCGGCGGACGGCTACACCTATCTCGACCAGGACACCTTCCTGAAGCATTTCGCGCCCGACCTGCCGCCGGCCGAGGCGAGGTTCATGGCCCGCTCGGAGGTCTTCGCCCAGGCCAGCGTCTTCGCGACCCCGCTCACCGCCGCCGCCTGGACCACCAAGCCGAGCTGGGGAATCGTCGCCGGCGGCGACCAGATCATCAACCCCGATCTGGAGCGCTGGTACTACACGCGCGCCAAGAGCCGGACGATCGAGATCAAGGGCGCCAGCCACTGCGTGTTCGCCTCCCATCCCGCCGAAGTCGCGGCGGTGATCGCGAAAGCCGCCCGTAGTTTCTAA
- a CDS encoding polysaccharide deacetylase family protein, which translates to MLTRRRLTIGAGAVLASAFAGPASAKLGWPQGARAAVSLTYDDGYDSQLQNVAPLLDALAFKATFFLTVQNIDARADDWVALSRKGHEIGNHTLTHPCMLKDYSAGRFVREQIAPAERYFDAHFGGAKPRSYAYPCGFEGLGRGANGARVHEYLEALSPTFLAARTVDGPPNDPRNVLRQRYFLNAYEPTYDIDNREMALRYVRKAVNDGHWAILVFHEVVDRRRGEGDTSVAVHREILEGLSHLPVWCAPVRTVFNYITGSV; encoded by the coding sequence ATGCTGACGCGCCGGAGGTTGACGATCGGTGCGGGGGCGGTGCTTGCCAGCGCTTTCGCCGGTCCCGCCAGCGCAAAGCTCGGTTGGCCGCAAGGCGCGCGGGCGGCCGTCAGCCTGACCTATGATGACGGCTATGACAGCCAGCTCCAGAACGTCGCGCCGCTGCTGGACGCGCTCGCGTTCAAGGCGACGTTCTTCCTGACCGTGCAGAACATCGACGCGCGCGCCGACGATTGGGTTGCGCTGTCCAGGAAAGGCCATGAGATCGGCAACCACACGCTGACGCATCCCTGCATGCTGAAGGATTATTCCGCCGGCCGGTTCGTGCGCGAACAGATCGCGCCGGCGGAACGCTATTTCGACGCCCATTTCGGCGGCGCCAAGCCGCGCAGCTATGCCTATCCATGCGGATTCGAAGGCCTCGGCCGGGGGGCGAACGGCGCGCGGGTGCATGAATATCTCGAAGCGCTCAGCCCGACCTTCCTGGCGGCGCGCACCGTCGACGGGCCGCCCAACGATCCGCGCAACGTCCTGCGGCAACGCTATTTCCTGAACGCCTATGAGCCGACCTACGACATCGACAACCGCGAGATGGCGCTGCGCTATGTCCGCAAGGCGGTGAACGACGGGCACTGGGCGATCCTCGTCTTCCACGAGGTGGTGGACCGCCGCCGGGGCGAAGGCGACACCAGCGTCGCGGTGCATCGCGAAATCCTCGAAGGCCTGAGCCACCTGCCCGTCTGGTGCGCGCCGGTGCGCACGGTATTCAACTACATCACCGGCTCCGTGTGA
- the mdcA gene encoding malonate decarboxylase subunit alpha: MTNWQHGREARRARVEAGARLAKGKIIEARDATALLEAVLRPGDRVCLEGDNQKQADTLCAALLAVDLAKVRDLHMVQSGVVLPEHLDLFEKGVARKLDFAYSGPQSARIATMLFGGKIDLGAVHTYLELFARYFIDLTPNVALIAAVSADRDGNLYTGPNTEDTPTIVEATAFKDGVVIAQVNEIVDKVPRVDIPADRVHFVVKADKPFFVEPLFTRDPAAITESQILTAMLAIKGIYAPYGVKRLNHGIGFDTAAIELLLPTYGEKLGLKGKVATRFALNPHPALIPAIESGWVEQIHSFGSEVGMENYVRARPDIYFTGPDGSLRSNRAFSQTAGLYACDMFIGSTLQIDLQGNSSTVTTSRVSGFGGAPNMGADARGRRHPSEPWLLAGKEADPDGAPLLRRGRKLVVQIGETFGDKNVPLFVEKLDALELARKLKLDLAPVMIYGDDVTHIVTEEGIANLLLCRNAEEREQAIRGVAGYTAIGRARDAKMVQRLRERRAILRPEDLGVDPLDADRGMLAARSIKDLVHWSGGLYAPPSQFRNW; the protein is encoded by the coding sequence ATGACCAATTGGCAACACGGCCGCGAGGCGCGCCGGGCCCGCGTCGAAGCCGGCGCGAGGCTGGCGAAGGGCAAGATTATCGAAGCGCGCGACGCCACGGCTCTGCTCGAAGCCGTCCTGCGGCCGGGCGACCGGGTTTGCCTGGAAGGCGACAACCAGAAACAGGCGGACACGCTGTGCGCCGCGCTGCTGGCCGTCGATCTCGCCAAGGTGCGCGACCTGCACATGGTGCAGTCCGGCGTCGTGCTGCCGGAGCATCTCGATTTGTTCGAGAAGGGCGTCGCCAGGAAGCTCGACTTCGCCTATTCCGGCCCGCAATCGGCGCGCATCGCGACCATGTTGTTCGGCGGCAAGATCGATCTCGGCGCCGTGCACACCTATCTCGAACTGTTCGCCCGCTACTTCATCGACCTGACGCCCAATGTCGCGCTGATCGCCGCGGTCAGCGCCGACCGCGACGGCAATCTCTACACCGGCCCGAACACCGAGGACACGCCGACCATCGTGGAGGCCACCGCCTTCAAGGACGGCGTCGTCATCGCCCAGGTGAACGAGATCGTCGACAAGGTGCCGCGCGTCGACATCCCGGCCGACCGGGTGCATTTCGTCGTCAAGGCCGACAAGCCGTTCTTCGTCGAGCCGCTGTTCACGCGCGATCCCGCCGCGATCACCGAAAGCCAGATCCTGACCGCGATGCTGGCGATCAAGGGCATCTACGCGCCCTATGGCGTCAAGCGGCTGAACCACGGCATCGGCTTCGACACCGCGGCGATCGAGCTTCTGCTGCCGACCTATGGCGAGAAGCTGGGCCTGAAGGGCAAGGTGGCGACGCGCTTCGCGCTCAATCCCCATCCCGCGCTGATCCCGGCGATCGAATCGGGCTGGGTCGAGCAGATCCATTCCTTCGGCTCGGAAGTCGGGATGGAGAACTACGTCCGCGCCCGGCCGGACATCTATTTCACCGGCCCGGACGGTTCGCTGCGCTCCAACCGCGCCTTCAGCCAGACGGCGGGCCTCTATGCCTGCGACATGTTCATCGGCTCGACCCTGCAGATCGACCTTCAAGGCAATTCCTCGACCGTCACGACCTCGCGCGTCTCCGGCTTCGGCGGCGCGCCGAACATGGGCGCGGATGCGCGCGGGCGGCGCCATCCGAGCGAACCCTGGCTGCTGGCCGGCAAGGAGGCCGATCCCGACGGCGCGCCGCTCTTGCGCCGTGGCCGCAAGCTGGTCGTGCAGATCGGCGAGACCTTCGGCGACAAGAACGTGCCGCTGTTCGTCGAGAAGCTCGATGCCCTCGAACTGGCGCGGAAGCTCAAGCTCGATCTCGCGCCGGTGATGATCTATGGCGACGACGTCACCCACATCGTCACCGAAGAAGGCATCGCCAATCTGCTGCTTTGCCGAAACGCGGAGGAGCGCGAACAGGCGATCCGGGGCGTCGCCGGCTACACCGCTATCGGCCGGGCCCGCGACGCGAAGATGGTGCAGCGCCTGCGCGAGCGGCGCGCGATCCTGCGGCCCGAGGACCTTGGCGTCGATCCGCTCGATGCCGACCGCGGCATGCTGGCGGCGCGTTCGATCAAGGATCTGGTCCACTGGTCCGGCGGGCTCTATGCGCCGCCCTCGCAATTCCGCAACTGGTGA
- a CDS encoding biotin-independent malonate decarboxylase subunit beta produces the protein MSAATTSWYEASARKRVQLLLDADSFEEFIGPEQREVSPHLKVFDLPEEFDDGIVVGRGTLAGSPVFVAAQEGRFMGGAFGEVHGAKLTGLLRAAREIKSIPVLILFDTGGVRLQEANAGELAIAEIMRAVIEARLAGVKVVGLIGGRAGCYGGGGLIAACCSALAVSEQGRIAVSGPEVIETNRGVEEFDSRDRALVWRTMGGKHRRLLGGADAFADDTVQSFRDAALALLGLAGGFGLDTLRAEQARLEDRLQRFGACADALDIWTAEGIADAAAIPGMQAAQFISIADTVRRTGRDAR, from the coding sequence ATGAGCGCGGCGACGACGAGCTGGTACGAGGCCTCGGCGCGCAAGCGCGTCCAGTTGCTCCTCGATGCGGACAGTTTCGAGGAATTCATCGGGCCGGAACAGCGTGAGGTCAGCCCGCATCTGAAAGTGTTCGATCTTCCCGAGGAATTCGACGACGGCATCGTCGTCGGGCGCGGCACGCTCGCCGGATCGCCGGTGTTCGTCGCGGCGCAGGAAGGCCGCTTCATGGGCGGCGCCTTCGGCGAGGTCCATGGCGCCAAGCTGACCGGCCTGTTGCGCGCCGCGCGCGAGATCAAATCGATCCCCGTCCTGATCCTGTTCGACACCGGCGGTGTGCGCCTGCAGGAGGCCAATGCCGGCGAACTCGCCATCGCCGAGATCATGCGCGCGGTGATCGAGGCGCGGCTCGCGGGCGTCAAGGTGGTCGGGCTGATCGGCGGCCGCGCCGGCTGCTATGGCGGCGGCGGATTGATCGCGGCCTGCTGTTCGGCGCTCGCCGTGTCCGAGCAGGGCCGCATCGCCGTCTCCGGTCCCGAGGTCATCGAGACCAATCGCGGCGTCGAGGAGTTCGACTCGCGCGACCGCGCCCTGGTCTGGCGCACCATGGGCGGCAAGCATCGCCGGCTGCTCGGCGGCGCCGATGCCTTCGCCGACGACACGGTGCAGAGCTTCCGCGATGCCGCGCTGGCGCTGCTCGGCCTGGCCGGCGGCTTCGGCCTCGACACGCTGCGCGCCGAACAGGCGCGCCTCGAAGATCGCTTGCAGCGTTTCGGCGCCTGCGCCGATGCGCTCGACATCTGGACGGCGGAAGGCATCGCCGATGCCGCCGCGATCCCGGGCATGCAAGCGGCGCAATTCATCTCAATCGCCGACACAGTGCGGAGGACCGGCCGTGACGCTCGATGA
- the mdcG gene encoding malonate decarboxylase holo-[acyl-carrier-protein] synthase — MNSPFKPVDRPMRRHDLVYLRLAAWQALLATRPDLAADPLVASWVGKGWPLIGRRAVQGEKPGIPLGLPLPPFAGKRRLSFVAEPEHIVSVAPPPTLSAVSRAAPRAWWPALYDLDELAADHGVDARVFGSLAWQALTGLDYLTSRSDLDLLLHVHRDTDLARLTAGITRIEETAPMRVDGELIRDDGTAVNWREIQAGAREILVKSEGGVALVESNLFLGGGMPS, encoded by the coding sequence GTGAACTCGCCCTTCAAGCCCGTTGACCGGCCGATGCGGCGGCACGACCTGGTCTATCTCCGCCTGGCCGCCTGGCAGGCGCTGCTGGCGACGCGGCCCGACCTGGCCGCGGATCCGCTTGTTGCGTCCTGGGTCGGCAAGGGCTGGCCGCTGATCGGACGGCGCGCCGTGCAAGGCGAGAAGCCCGGCATTCCCCTGGGCCTGCCCTTGCCGCCCTTCGCCGGCAAGCGCCGGCTGTCCTTCGTCGCCGAGCCCGAACACATCGTCTCGGTCGCGCCGCCGCCGACCTTGAGCGCCGTCAGCCGGGCTGCGCCGCGCGCCTGGTGGCCCGCGCTCTACGATCTCGACGAACTTGCCGCCGACCACGGCGTGGACGCGCGCGTGTTCGGCAGCCTGGCCTGGCAGGCGCTCACCGGCCTGGACTATCTGACCTCCCGCTCCGACCTCGACCTTCTGCTGCACGTCCATCGCGACACCGATCTTGCCCGCCTCACCGCCGGCATCACGCGCATCGAGGAAACCGCGCCCATGCGGGTCGACGGCGAGTTGATCCGCGACGACGGCACCGCCGTGAACTGGCGCGAGATCCAGGCGGGTGCGCGCGAGATCCTGGTCAAGTCCGAAGGCGGCGTCGCCCTCGTCGAATCGAACCTGTTTCTTGGCGGGGGCATGCCGTCGTGA